aggtacatgaaaagatactcaacattgtTAACAatcagaaatggaaatcaaaaccataagGAGATATCTCCTCACATCTGTCATCAAAGAGGCTACAAATAATAaacattggtgaggatgtggagaaaggggaactttTTAACCCTGTTCCGGGAATggaaattagtgcagccactatggaaaacagtattgagtttcctcaaaaagctaaaatacaaaaatttgatccagcaattccattcctggttATTtcttcagatgaagaaaatgaaaacacaaatttgaaaagatacacataccctaatgttcataacagcattatctATAtttgtcaagatatggaagcgaCCTACGCATGCATCAACAGATGAGTTTACAAAGAAGTggcgtatacacacacacacaaatggaatactactcagcaataaaagttaaaatttgacATTTGCGACAATACAGATGGACTTGGAGGTTGTGCTTACTGAagtaattcagacagagaaaggcaaatattgtatgttatcacttatatgtgggatctattgaaaaataaacaaatgaatataacaaaatagtaACAGACTCATAGCACAAATTAGAGGTTACtggtgaggagagggaaggaggaacagGAAAGGGTAAGATTatggtaggggattaagaggtacaaactatgtatataaaatgataaGCTACAAAGGTAtgttatataacacagggaatatagccaatattttataataacgcTGAGTGTAATAAAGTCTATGAAAGTTTAAATCACTATGTTGAAAagctgaaactaatgtaatattataaatcaaccaaACCTGCTTAAACAATTATGCTGTTTATGCTGGACAATATCCATTAGTGTCATTTGGCAAAGATTTTGGCCAAAATTTGTTTTGTTGCTGAGcaaaatgtatattattaatttttatgactAGTTTTACCAGCCTGTTAGCAACAGTATGACTTGTGCCTGTTTTTGCTGTAAAGTCTTCAGTGTTGAAGAAGATCTTATTAGTTTTGGTTTAAGTAATATAAATTATCAATTTTATGTTGGAAAATATTATCCAGTTCTGGAAAAATTAAATTGGCTTAATTTTTAGCTTTTGAGGAAAACTGTACTTTTTTAGAACACGAAGCAAAAGTATGGAGAAATTCATGTTATTTTTTGACAAAGCTTCATTAGAGAGGATGAGGTAAATGGACTGCCTGTACAATAAAATGCAGCCTTCagttatccattaaaaaaaaaaagaaaatgaacaacctgACTTTtaagaaatgggcaaaagaccttaATGGACAACTCACTAAAGaagatacagatggcaaataagcatatgaaaagatgctcaatatgtTATGTCATTAAGgagttgaaaattaaaacaataatgagataCCATTACCTTCCTCTTATAATAGccatatatttttgaaaacccttaaaaattatataattatttggtCTCTTATACTAGAGGAAAAAATTTTCCTAGCTTCCTCttttaatatagtgaaaatggtACAAAGTCATTACTTGTATATTaagacagacacacactcagaAATACATAGAAACACATGCAAATTAACAGACTATGAGGTCAGAGACCTTGTTCAAAATTTGTTTCTGTCATATACTACCTTCTTGATATGTATAAGTTAATTCATGTTCTGAGGCTCAATGGCTTTATCTATACAATGGAGATATGTCTGAGGGTtatgataatttaaaaagataatcaaaTAAAATTCTATAGAGGTATAAGGTACTTAGTAAGGACTTAATAAACATTGATAACtattcattaaaattataaattttaactaTTATTAGTAAATTCACCCAACACCTTTCTCTGACCTTATATTTCATATAatgtatgaaatttaaaattaataaatcttaCTATCTTAGGAAATAGCTATGTCTGTTTCTTAaccatgaaaaaatacaaaaggcatttttcattaattttttaatcttttaggaTGCTTCAATTTGAAAATCTAGTCATTAGATTTTAAtagaaactaaatgaaatgaacaATCCACTTACTAATTATTGTGTTTTTATCTTTCACAAATGCTAGTTCTTAGTCATTATGaatgcattttccttttcccaaCTGCCTACTtaatgaaaaatacacaaaactcCAGTTTACTTAGAGTGCAAGCAACTGAGATAATTAGATAATTGAAAATTGTCTATACTTcgtattttgaaagaaaatccaAATCAAAATTAATTCCAAATAGGCAAGCTGATTtggataacttttattttatttattattatttttggccacactgctcagcttgtgggatcttcgtttcatgcccagggattgaaccccagccctcagcagtgagagcgcagagtcctaactactggaccaccagggaattccactggagaaatgaaaaaaaaaaaaaaattccaggtaGCTTCTATGAACAGTCTGGTTCCTATTGATATATGATGTTAAAAAGGATGAGGTTGAAGTTCACTAAACATCTTTGAATTATTGGTATAATCTGTGCtaattaaattcttttaaaatataatttattatgtaTTAATTACTTTTGTCAGTCTCACACATTTCAAAAAGCACAGACACTGTGTGCTGCAGAGAGTGTAAAAATATGCTTTGTGTAGACTAAAAGAGCTAGATTACACAATAAGAATATATTCTGACTGACCTTATCTGAAACAAATCTTGAGCTGTAGTGAAGATTGGATATGAATTCTGAGAACTTGAAGACTGGTATTTAGGGGCAAAGTATTttagaaatagctgaggaaagattTTTAGCTTCTCAAATTTAGTCTTTAAAAGATAAGATGTATCATGTATATTTGTGGGAATATTTTGTATCCTTAAAATACCTTTAAATGAACATGGCTTCACTGAAGATAATGTGGACAGACTGAATCATCTTGTTGAAAATAGAAAGCAGGGGAATTAGTATAAAGGctaaaggacttttaaaaatagtttgcttgtagtataagtcaaatcattatgccttaaacttacacagtgataTATGTcaagtatatctcaataaaactgaaagaatgaaaattgCTAAAATGCCAGCTGCTTTTCTCCATAAAGTAAAAAAGGAATTTGAAAGTATCAACTTTTCCAATTAAATTAAATTCTTTATGTGATAAAACTtatctgctaagtcgcttcagtcatgtccaactctgcgtggccccatagacggcagcctaccaggctcccccttccctgggattctccaggcaagaacactggagtgggttgccatttccttctccaatgcatgaaagtgagaagtgaaagtgaagtcgctcagtcgtgtccgactcttagcgaccccatggactacagccttccaggctcctccgtccatgggattttccaggcaagagtacttgagtggggtgccattaaggCAATATTAATAACTGACATTTGCTTAGAATTCTACAGCTTATTATTTCTTAttggttatctttttgtttttcacaacAACTGAGGCAGGCATTATAAAAATCTTCATATTCCAGATGAAAAATCTGAGACGCAGAAAGCATACTCCTCACTTTCATCATTCAACTTTTCTACCAAATCACAGCAAAGATAGTTTTCCCTTTCTTTAGACAGTAAGAACTGTTTTCTGGTTTTGtagtgttcattttttttttttaagtcccatGATAGGGAAATGACAGTCATAAATAGTAAAGAGAGGTTGCTATTTTCTCCACCATTGAAACAGCAGCTAATGCTGCCTTCTTAGGACTAAAAACAACCTAACAGAACTGCAATATTCTAAGACCCAGAAATAGAGATCAAGTAGATCTTGGCTCCCTCTGGAATTTAGGTTGGCATTTAGGGAGTGGGAGTGTGTACTCAGGCATTAGGGATCACTCTGATGCTTAGTCCCACTGGTGTTTACGAGAACATTAGTTTTGGAGAACACAGGACCAGGAAATGGGCTAGAGGTCCTAAAATGTAAGGGAAAAATCACAAGCAAGTTTTCATACAGGATTTCAAATTTCATTCAGTCCACTGTTTCTACTACCATCAGAGAATCCTTTCTAAAATTTTACTCTTTTGCTAATGTGAGATTATCTTGTTTTTGGAGAGCATATGTTTCAGTCATTACATAGCTCTCAACTTGTTCCATAAGCcaaatagttctgtttttagaaaCATATAAACTACTGTAGTTACCAGAGAAAATTAGATTTAGACatgtaaaaaagtgaaagcaatgacagattttattttcttgggctccaaaatcactatggacagtgactgcaggcatgacattaaaagtcacttgctctttggaaggaaagctatgaccaaccttgttgttgttcagtcactcagttgtatccaactttttgcgaccccatagactgtagcatgccaggcgtccttgtccttcatcatctcccagagcttgctcaaactcatgtccgttgagccagtgatgccgtccaaccatctcatccactgtcgtcaccttttcctcctgccttcaatctttcccagcatcagggtcttttccaatgagttggctctttgcatcaggtggctgaagtattggagcttcagcctcaccatcatgaatattcaggactgacttactttaaaattgattggtttgatctccttgcagttcaagggactcccaagagtcttctccaacatcacatttcaaaagcatcaattcatcagcactcagctgaaataaagatactgtgcTACTGGGCTCTATAcagtacagtaaagtacacaaaagcacaaccacttgtgGAGGATACACACGTGACAATATACACCAGACACGTGAACCAACTTGTGTAACTGGACATGCAAATGTATATTTGCATCTTCAAATGTTCTTAACTTGAAAGTTCAAATGTAGGGGACTTAATATGATGTGTATATGATGTGTCATTTTTCCTTAGCTGCTTTTAAGACTtttttacatttcagttcagttcagttcagtcactcagccatgtctgactctgcgaccccatggactgcagcatgccaggtctccctgttcttcgccagctcccagagcttgctcaaactcatgtccgttgagtcagtgatgccatccaaccatcttgtcctctgtcgtccccttctcctcccgccttcaatccttcccagcatcagggtcttttcaaatgagtcagctcctcacatcaggtgaccaaagtattggactttcagcttcaacatcagtccttccaataaacactcaggaccaatcttctttagaatggactggttggatctccttgctgtccaacggactctcaggagtcttctccaacaccaaagttcaaacacatcaattcttcggtgttcagctttctttatagtccaactctcaaatccatacatgactactggaaaaccatagccttgactagacggaactttgttggcaaagtaatgtctttgcattttaatatgctgtttaggttggtcataactttccttccaaggagtaagtgtcttttaatttcatggctgcagtcaccatctgcagtgattttggagcctcccaaaataaagtctgccactgtttccactgttttgccatctatttgccatgaagtgatgggaccggatgccatgatcttcgttttctgaatgttgagctttaagccaacttcttcactctcctctttcactttcatccagaggttctttagttcttcttcactttctgccataagtgtggtgtcatctgcatatctgaggttattgatatttctcccagcaatcttgattccagcttgtccttcatccagcccagtgtttctcatgatatttaGTTACCAATAGCTTAATTATAACGTGTCTGGGTTGTGGTTTTCTTTGAGTTTATTCTGCTTTATGTTCTGTGAAATTCTTGAATCTTCAAGTTAATGTCTCTCACCAATTTGGAGAAgttttcagccactgtttctgaaCCAGTTTCTTTATAGGACTCTACTGTTACAAACGTTAGACTTGTGATATAATCCCTTGACTCCTCATATTCAGTTTTTTCTAATCTTCTCTTCGTTCTTCAGATTGGAGAATTTCTGTTAATCTGTCTTCGAGTTCATTGACTTGTCATCGTCATTCTGTTATTGAGTTCATTAGTAATTTTAAATATCGGAGAATGtatgttttaatataattttgtccttttttaataatttattttctttgctaaGACCTCCTAGCATTCCATCTATTTTATCTCAGATGTGTTTACCTTTACCTCGTGAAGTCTCAGCGGTAAGaaatctgtctgtcaatgcaggagacagcaagagatgcaggttcaatccctggatcaggaagatcccctggtggagaaaatggcaacccacttcagtagtcttgcctggaaaattccacggacagaggagcctggtgggctacaatctatggaatcacagagtagaacatgactgagcatacgcATGCATGAAATTTATTATAGTATCTGCTTTAAAGTCTCATAATTTCAACATATGTGTCCTCTTGGGGTTGGCATCTGgtgattgtcttttctcttgaAAACTGGTCATGTTTTCCTGGTCCTTTGCTTATCAAGTAATTTTGGATTACATTCTGGGTTCTTTAACTATTGAATTGTATGGATATGAATCCTGTTAAAATTCTCTAAAGAATGCTGTTcattattattatctctattaTTGTTTTAGCGGGTGATTGAACCAGTTAGCTGCAGCCTACAGGTTTTGAAAACCACTCTCTAGACGGCCAGCGAGACATCTGGGTGTGCACCAGCATTGAACCTGCCAGCAGACTCTCCCTGCCCCCAAGGACTCCAGCCCTGCCATGGCAGATTTACAGCACAACAGCTGCACTAACTTCTTGTGCACCCAAAAGGGAATACTTCTGTTTGCTGAGATTATATTGTGCCTTGTGATTCTGACCCTCTACAGTGCCCCAGCATCAGGCTATATCTCTCTGTCGCTGATTGAATTGATCCTAGCTATCATCTTCTTTATCGTCTACACATGTGACCTGCACACCAAGATACAATTCATTCACTGGCCTTGGACTGATTTCCTCCGATCCCTCATAGCGGCCATCATCTACCTGATCACCTCCATTATTGTACTTGTTGAGAGAGGATATcgctccagaatcattgcaggGATACTCGGCCTAATCGCCACGGCCCTTTTTGGCTATGATGCCTCTATTACTTGCCCGATGCGACAATAAAGACACACAGCAACACCTACTGACCCTGCTGATACCCAGTGTCCGTGAGCTGCCTTCATTTCTCTCTGTAATCGGCAAATAAATTAACTCCTTTCCCACCCCACAACACTTTCAGCCAACCCCGAGCCCCTCCGGTATTGAGGTGCAAGTGCCGCTATTCAGAGAATTTATCTTCCAACCTACCCACCAGCCCTCCTGGGTGTGTCTTGGTCCCCTTTCCTTATACAGTATCCAGAAGGAGATGCCAATTCGGTCTGGTCTATGCCCTCACCTAAAGcacaaaatggggcttccctggtggttcagtggtaaagaatctgcctgcctattcaggagacaaaggttcaatccctgggtcgggaagactccctggaggaggaaatggcaacccactccggtattcttgcctggagagtcccacggacagaggagcctggcggggtgcaggcaacagggttgcaaagagtctgagatAACTGAGCCACAGTGAGGGAGAAGAGTACCTCAGGTTTCATACTTCAGGCCCCAGGCTGTGGCTCACTCCAAATAACTTcctcaatatgtgtgtgtgtggaggggtggaggtggggggctggggcATGTGGTTCTATGTAGGAATAAACAAATAACAGATTGTTagaacaacaaccaaaaatgcACGTTCTGTGGGCAGTGGCTCTAATCTCAGTTCAGTTTCCTGACCTTGCTGATGGCTGCTTCAACCACATCTCTAAGAGGTTAGTCTGAGATCTGGTTGGTGGTTTAAATCTTAATTCAAGCCCCTAAGCTTTTGATGCTTTGTGTCTGTCTCATGCATAtgcagcttccctgatggctcagatggtagagaacctgcctgcaacacagagaacagacttacgaaCACGGGGGATGGGTAGGAAGGAGAGTGTGGAACGAATGGAGAGAGTAGAATGCAAACAGATTACACtaacatttgtaaaatagatagccagtgggaattggctgtatgactcagggaactcaagccagggctctgtgacagcctagaggggtgggttggtgtgggaggtgggagggaagctcagaagggaggggacatgggtatacctatggctgatctgCATTAACGTGTggtagaaatgaacacaatattattattatccttcaattaaaaataaattaaaaaataaaaaagaatctgcctgcaatgtaggatacccgggttcgatccctgggtgggaaagatcccctggagaagggaatggctacccacttcagtattcttgcttggagaatccccatggacagaggcgcctgatgggctacagcccatggggccgcagagtcggataggactgagtaCGTGTGCATATGCAGCCCAAGGGTAAGCAAGAGTCTTGTCTAGTTTCTTATACAATTTTGAGACATCCTCTTCTCCAGCTCACTTCTCTCCAGGATTTCTCTTACACTCTCTGCCCCAGAGAGGCCCCTTTCCCAGTCCTTCTGTGCAAAAAGGCAAGAGTTTTAAAGTAACTGTATCAATACTACCGAACAGTTCTGCACTTAGGGCAAAGTCACaggaaaaaagaggggaaaagatggaaaactCATTTTCAAATGCATTGCTTCTTCAAATTTTGACTCCACTCTGCGATCCACctgatttcatttacttttaagaGTCCTCGGCTGATTATTTTTGTGTACTTTGTCCAGAGTTTTCATGGTAATCAGCAGAAGAGACGGGCCATAGTCGATACATTCTTAACATGGTCAGAACTGGAAGTCACATCCTGATATTAGatgtaagaaaacaaattttaaggaTGTTTGTAAAGATGTGTAAAATGAACATAAGGAAGAGTAGGGTCTTGGTGATCACACGGTCCAATGGAGCTCCCTCAGTGGTTGGAGTAGGAAGGGGATGAGTGCTAAGTATAGACAACACCAATCAAgtgaattcttaaaaataaaacaccacaTCAGAGCTCAAGCATTCTAGTTATGGAGAGACCTCTTGATGCCCTTTCTCATACTCTTCTTTAGTGGGTAGTTTGCACAAACATCCTTTAGtgatgtcgtgtgtgtgtgtgtgtgtgtgtgtgtgtgtgtgtgtgttagttgctcagtcatatctgactctttgtgaccccagggactgtaacgaCCATCCAGCTCCTgggtccatagaattctccaggcaaaaatactagagtgagataggcattcccttctccaggggatcttcctgactgaaggatcgaacctggatctcctgcattcgggcagcttctttactgtctgaaccactaggaaGGCCCTTAGTGATGCCTAGGGTAGTGATTTAGAAATTATGCTGCTTAGAGCTTTAGGCATTCCATGGAGCCCTTTCTCTGCCAAagcagtggggagagggtgggtgTCCTGGTACTACTATTGGCTTCAGTTATAGCAGCCTACTTTTATCTGCTGTTCTTATTGGATGGTGTTGTAAGATGTCATAACAACTAAGATTTGCACTggttgaaaacaaaatagagagccaCGTGTTTACAGTTGAGAGCCTGTCTTGATCATGATCAGTCCAGCAGTAGTATCTGTATGGTGCTTTCCAGTTCTTCTCTGATGCTTGTAAAACAGCTGAGATTTCTAGGTAAGaagtgtgtgccaagtcacttcagtggtgtccacctctttgtgtccctatggaccatagctcaccaggctcctttgtctggggttctccaggcaagaatataggagtgggttgccatgccctccgccagggaatcttcccaacccagagatcaggcaggttctttaccactagtgccacctgggatgcctaAATATTCATGTAATcatatgaaaagatgaaaatgcaCAATCACTcctgaaataaagaataaaagtcaATCATGAATGAGATTGCTGGAAGTATTTCTAGTATTAAATTTTCATTAGTGTCAAACTAAGAAACAGAATTGATACCTGAGGCATACcgcaggtggtttttttttttttttttggccaccatGAGGCTtgcaggatgttagttccctgatcagactGAACCTTTATCCTCGGCAGTGAAagagtggagtcctaaccactggactgccagggaattctccataACAGCATGTTTTGAATCTGGAAAGCACAGCTGTGAATTAGGTAGAAGAAACCCTGTCTCATGACTTGCCTTGAGACTGCCCACAGATTGGGAAACACAGCGGTTCACTAATGAGAAATCTAGACATGCATGGCCTTAACTGTGTGGAAACAGGTCTGAATGGTCAGTGTGTCCTTCCTTTCATTCACCGCCCCTCTTATCCAATTCAGTTTCTACAATCCCCAGAACACACTAAGGCTTAGGATGAAGAGGATGGAGACCTTGGGATAGGTAGTCTTCTCAAAGATAAAGAATTTCAGGTGAAGTAATACCTTAATCTTATAGAGTGCTGTGTGTCAACTGTCCCAtcaaactgggaggaaaaattaGGGGAAAATATAATCGATGAATTATGGGAGGAAAAAGAATTTCAGGTAGAGGTTGTcatcgttcagttgctcagtcgtgtccgactctttgcgaccacatgaatcgcagcacgccaggcctccctgtccatcaccaactcccggagttcactcagactcacgtctatccagtctgtgatgccattcagccatctcatcctctgtcgtccccttctcctcctgtccccaatccctcccagcatcagagtcttttccaatgagtcaactcttcgcatgaggtggccaaag
The Ovis aries strain OAR_USU_Benz2616 breed Rambouillet chromosome 23, ARS-UI_Ramb_v3.0, whole genome shotgun sequence genome window above contains:
- the LOC101102195 gene encoding proteolipid protein 2-like produces the protein MADLQHNSCTNFLCTQKGILLFAEIILCLVILTLYSAPASGYISLSLIELILAIIFFIVYTCDLHTKIQFIHWPWTDFLRSLIAAIIYLITSIIVLVERGYRSRIIAGILGLIATALFGYDASITCPMRQ